Genomic DNA from Chloroflexia bacterium SDU3-3:
CCGCGCCCGCCGCAGCCACCACGGCTGCCACCGCCATCACCGAGACGGTGACGGCAGCAGCCACCGCCGAGGCCACCGCAGCAGCCACCGCCGAGGCAGCGGCTACCGCCGAGGCCACCGCAGCAGCCACCAGCGAAGCAAATTCCCCCAGCGGCGCAGTACCCACCGGCAATGGCGAGGCGATCACCTTCGGCCTCGTGCTGGTTGGCCCGATCAACGACGGCGGCTGGAACCAGGCCGTGTACGAGGGCGCGAAGTACGCCGAGGCCAAGATCACCGGCTCCAAGCTGGTCTACATCGACAAAGTCAACCCCGCCGACAAGCCCAACGTGACCATCCCGCAGGTGGTCGATGAGCTGATCGCCCAGGGCGCGAAGCTGGTGATCACCAACTCCGCCGAGTTCAGCGACGGCACGATCGAGTCGGCCACCGCCCACCCGGATGTGAAGTTCATCCACCTTTCCGGCGACGCCGTGCTGAAGGGCACCGCGCCCGAGAACATGGGCAACCTGATGGGCCGCATGGAGTTCGGCAAGATGATCGCTGGCTGCGCCGCCGCGCTCCAGACCGAGTCGGGCAAGATCTCCTACCTCGGACCGCTGATCGACCCGGAGACCCTGCGCCTGACCAACTCGGTCTACCTGGGCGCGAAGTACTGCTGGGAGACCTACCGCAGCAAGCCCGCCAGCGAGCTGGCCTTCGACGTGACCTGGATCGGCTACTGGTTCAACCTGCCAGGCCAGACGCTCGACCCGACCAAGGTCGCCAACGACTTCATCAACGCCGGCAGCGACGTGATCCTCTCGGGCATCGACACCACCGAGGCGCTGGTGGAGGCCGACAAGGCCACCAAGGCGGGCAAAAAGGTCTACGCCATCCCCTACGACTTCAAGGATGTCTGCAGCCAGGCCCCCGACGCCTGCCTGGGCGTACCCTACTTCAACTGGGGCCCCTCGCTGACCAAGGTGCTGGCCAGCGTGCAGGACGGCAGCTTCAAGCAGAGCTGGGACTGGATCGGCCCCGACCCGAGCGATATCAACAACCCCGACACCAGCATGATCGGCTTTGTCGAGGGCGCGGCGCTCACCCCGGAGAACAAGACCACGCTGGACGAGTTCACCAAAAAGCTCACCAGCGGCGAGATCGATCTCTACACCGGCCCGCTGAACTGGCAGGATGGCAGCACCTTCCTGGCGGCGGGCGAGAAGGCCGACGACCAGAAGATCTGGTACGCCCAGCAGCTGCTCGAAGGCATCAAGGGCCAGAGCACCTCGAAGTAGCAGGACAGACATGACGGTATGATACGGTGGCGGAGTGGTATGATGAGTACATCATAGCATCCCGCCGCCGTATCAGCTTTCTGACCAAAGAAACCATGAACGTAGAGATCCGCAATCTGACCAAGACCTTCGGCCCGCTGCGCGCCAACGACTCGCTGACCCTGAGCTTCGCCGCCGGGCAGATCCACGGCGTGCTGGGGGAAAATGGCGCGGGCAAAAGTACGCTGATGAAGCTGCTCTCAGGCTTCCTCAAGCCCGACGCGGGCGAGATCCTGCTGGATGGCAGGGCCGCGCAGCTCGGCTCGCCTGCCAGGGCGCTCCAGGCGGGCGTGGGCATGGTGCACCAAGACCCGCTCGACATCCCGGCGTTTACCGCGATCGAAAATTTCTACTGTGGCAGCCATCGCCTAGCGATGCGCAACCGCACCGAGGCGCGCCGCAAGCTGGCCGAGCTTGCGGCGCGTTTTGGTTTTGCCGTCGACCCCGACGCCCAGATCGCCAGCCTGACGGTGGGCCAGCGCCAGCAGCTAGAGATCATGCGCCTGCTGGCGGGCGGCGCGCGGCTGCTCATCCTCGATGAGCCAACCACCGGCATCAGCGCGGCCCAGGCGCGGGCGCTGTTCGCGGCGCTCAAGCGGCTGGCCGCCGACGGCGCGACGGTGCTGTTTGTCTCGCACAAGCTAGATGAGGTGGCCGAGCTGTGCGACACGGTGAGCGTGCTGCGGGCTGGGAAGCTGGTGGGCGCTGGCCAGATGGCCATGCCCCAGCCCCAGGCCACCCTGCTCGACCTGATGTTCGGCAGCGCAGGCCCGCAGCACGCCGAGGCCCTGCCCGAGCGCGCGACCGCCAGCGGCGATGCCCCGCCCACCTGGCAGCTGCGCGATCTGAAAGCCCGCGAGGGTGTGGTGCGGCTGCGCGGCGTCAGCCTCGACATCCCGGCGGGCGCGTCGGTGGGCCTGGCGGGCATGGAGGGCAGCGGGCAGCAGGTGCTGCTGCGGCTGCTGGCCGGCAGCCTGCCGCCCACCGGCGGCACCATCACGGTCGGCGGCACCGACCTGACCGGCGCGGCCATGCGGCGGTTCCGCGATGCCGGGGTGGAGTATTTGCCCGCCGACCGCCTGAGCGACGGCGTGATCGGCTCGTTCTCGCTCCAGGAGCACTTCGCGCTGCTGCGCCCCGCCAGCGAGCGGCTGCTCAACCCACAGGCCGCGCTGGAGTCGGCGCAGGAGGCGATCGCCTCGTACAACATCAAGGCCACGCCCAGCACGCCGATCGCATCGCTCTCGGGCGGCAACCAGCAGCGAGCCATGCTGGCCCTGGTGCCACCGGATGCGCGCGGCATCCTGCTGGATCAGCCTACGCGCGGCCTGGATGTGGCCTCATCGCAGGTGGTGTGGGAGAAGATGCACGCCCGCCGCACCCAGGGCGCATCGGTGGTGTTCGCATCGGCAGATCTGGATGAAATTCTCGAAAATAGCGACTTTGTGCTGGTGTTTTTTGCGGGAAAGCTCTCGCCGCTGCTGCCGCGCGCATCGCTCGACTTTGCGCGGCTCGCCGAGCTGATCGGCGGCATTGGATTTGACGACCACGGGTTCAGCGCCGCGCAGGGCGCGGCCAGCCCGGCGGAGGCCCAAGCGTGACAACTTCATCTGCATCCCCTAAACCCCAGTGGCGCTCCGGCGCGCTGTTCCTGCTGATCGCCATCGGCGGCGCGCTGATCTTCACCACGCTGGTGCTGCTGGCCTCGGGCACGCCCGTGCTCGAAAGCTACCAGCTCATCCTCACCGGCTGGGCCTCGACCCCGCCGCGCCTAGCCGACACCGTGATGGTTGCCGCGCCGCTGCTGCTGTGCGCGGCGGGGCTGGCCGTCACCTTCAGCGCGGGCCTCTACAACCTGGGCGTCGAGGGCCAGATCGGCCTGGGCGCGGTATTCGCCTACGGCGCGCTGCGGGCCATGCCGGGCGCGCCGCCAGCCCTGCTGTGGGCCGCCAGCTTTGCGGCGGGCGCGCTGGGCGGCGCGCTGTGGGCCTTGGTGGCCGCGCTGCTGAAGCGCTACGGGCGCGTGAGCGAGATCTTCGCGGGCCTGGGCCTGAACTTCCTAGCCACCGGTGTGCTGATGTTTATGATCGCCGGGCCGTGGCGCAAGGCGGGCAGCATCTCGGTGGTCAGCACCGACCAGCTGCCCAAGGATGTGTGGCTGCCCACCATCAGCGCGCTGCGGCTGGCCCCCGCCGCGCCGGTGCTGGCGCTGCTGGCGCTGGGGCTGGTGTGGTTCCTGCTCACCCGCAGCCGCTGGGGGCTTTCGGTGCGCGCCACCGGCCTGAACGCCAGCGCGGCGGAGCGCATGGGCACGCCGGTGACGCTGCGCATGTTCCAGGCGCTGGCGCTCTGCGGGGCGCTGGCAGGCATGGCGGGCGCGATCCAGGTGCTGGGCGTCTACCACGCGCTCATCCCCACCGTCTCTAGCGGGCTGGGCCTGCTGGCGCTGCTGGTGGTGCTGCTGATCGGCTCGCGATCGCTGCTGGCGCTGCCCGTGGTGGTGCTGTTCGCGGCCTTCGCCACAGGCAGCCTCCAGCTGCCGCTGGTGCTAGGGGCCGACAGCAGCATCGCGGGCGTGTTGCAGGATGCGCTGGTGCTGTTCGCGCTGATCGGGCGCGGCGTGATGAGTAGAAAATAGCTTCAAATAGGGAAATATGGACACATCGCAACTGCTTATCGATGCCGCCGCCGTGCTGGCGAGCGCCTCGCCGCTGGTGATCGCGGCTCTGGCCGAGATGATCAGCGAGCGCGCCGGGGTGGTGAACCTCTCGCTCGACGGCAAGATGCTGCTGGCCGGGATGGTCGGCTTCGCGGTGGCCTACAACACCGGCAGCGTGGGGCTGGGCTTCATGGCGGCGGCGCTGCTGGGCGGGCTGGTGGCGCTCATCCTGTGCTTCGTGAGCCTGAGCCTGCGCCAGTCGCAGAACGCGGCGGGCTTCGTGCTCTCGCTGCTCTGCACCGATCTCTCATCCTTCCTCGGCTCGCCCTACAACCGCCAGATCGGCCCCACGGTGCCGCACGCGCCCATCCCGCTGCTGTCGGACATCCCGGTGCTGGGGCCGCTGCTCTTCACCCACGACGCGGTGATCTACAGCAGCTTCCTGCTCATCCCGCTGATGTGGTGGTTCCTGATGCGCACGCGGCCCGGCGTGCTGGTGCGCTCGCTGGGCGAGCGACCGCAGGCCGCCTTCGCGCGCGGCGCGCAGGTGACGCCGCTGCGCTACCTGGTGGTGATCTGCGCGGGCATGCTGATCGGCATCGCCGGGGCGGCCTACACGCTCGATCTCAAGCAGGGCTGGAGCTACCGCCACATCGCGGGCATCGGCTGGATCGTGCTGGCGATCGTGATCTTCGGCGGCTGGAACCCCTGGCGGATCGCGCTGGGCTGCTACCTGTTCGGCGCGCTGCAGACGCTGGCCAGCCGCTGGCAGAGCGACCCGCCCACAGCGTTTGGCGGCCTGCTGGCCAGCATCCCCACCCAGGTCTACCAGGTCGCGCCGTTCGCGCTGATGATCTTTGTGCTGGCGCTGGTGAACGGCCTGACCAACCCCGCCGTCGGGCGCTGGGTGGCGGGCCTGCCCACACCGGTGCGCCGCCCCATCCACTGGTTGATCGCGCGGCTGAGCATGCCTGCCCCGTCGGCGCTCGGCCAGCCATTTGTCCGCCCGTAGCCATGAACTCAAGTCGGCGGGGCGTTTGGCCCCGCCCTCGCTCACGAGGATACACCCCATGACCGCTCTTGCATCGACGGCGCTGGTCGCGCCCTACGCCCCCCTGGCCCAGCGCGTGATCGACGAGGCGACCGTCGTCAACGACAAGATCCTGAAGATCGACCACTTCCTCAACCACCGCATCGAGCCGTCGTTCATGGCCGACCTGGGCCGCGAGATGGCCCGCCGCATCGCGCCCTTCGCCCCCGACCTCATCCTCACCGCCGAGGCCAGCGGCATCGCGCCCGCGCTCTCGGTGGCCACCGCGCTGGATGTGCCCATGGTCTACGCCAAAAAGTACGCGCCCACCGTCGAGATGCCCGCGCTCTCGCGGATCGTGCCCTCGGCCACCAAGGGCAGCGACTACCGCCTGGTGATCTCGGCCCGCTATCTTCCGGCGGGCGCGCGCGTGGCGCTGATCGATGATTTTCTGGCCAATGGCCGCACCGCTGTGGCCCTGGCCGAGATCGTGGCCGAGGCGGGCGCGCAGCTGGTGGCGGCGGGCTTCTTGGTCGAAAAACTGTTCCAGGATGGCCGGGCCAAGATGGCCTCCCACGATGCGCCGATCGCCGTGCTGACCCAGGTGGAGCGGCTGGAGGCTGGGCGCGTGATCGTGGCTGGGCTGTAAAGCGTTTTTGGGCCGCCCGCTCCTGATTTTTTGGCCAGCCATAATATTTAGCGCAGCAAGATCGGATATTTTGTTCCCTCTTGCCTAGAAGGTACGACGCCTGCTATCATAGTGGCAGGCGTTGATTTTTACACTCACAGCGGCACATGCCGACCGAAACACCCTCGTATTTCTGTCGCATGTGCTGCTGTGTCTTTTTTGCACTATGATGACAACAGCACACACCCGCACACCGCAGCCATCCTCCCCTGCGCCCACCCGCTTCGCGTGGCTCTCGATCGCTGCGGCGGTCATCACCATCGCGATCAAATTTGCTGCCTACATGGTCACCGGCTCGGTCGGCCTGCTCTCCGACGCGCTTGAGTCGGTGGTCAACCTCGTGACAGCCGTTCTCACCCTGATCATCCTGGGCATCGCTATGCGCCCGCCGGATGAAGAGCACGCCTACGGCCACTCCAAGGCCGAGTACTTCTCCAGCGCCGCCGAGGGCATCATGATCGTGGGCGCGGCGGTCAGTATCATCGCTAGCGCGGTGCCGCGCCTGCTGGCCCCGCAGCCGCTTGAGTCGGCGGGCCTGGGCCTGGCGCTCTCGCTGGCGGCCACGCTGGTGAATCTGGTGGTGGCCCAGGTGCTGCTGCGCGCCAGCCGCACCCACTCCTCAATCGCGCTAGAGGGCGAGTCGCACCACCTGATGACCGACGTGTACACCTCGGGCGGCGTGCTGGTGGGCATCCTGCTCGTCACCATCACCGGTATCGAGCGGCTCGACCCGATCATCGCGCTGCTAGTGGCGCTCAACATCATCTGGTCGGGCGTGAAGCTCATGCGCAGCTCGGCGGATGGCCTGATGGATGCGGCGTTGCCCGCCGAGGATCGCCAGGCGATCATCACAGTGCTCGACCGCTACGTGGCCGAGCAGCAGATCGGCTACCACGCGCTGCGCACGCGCATGGCCGGGGCGAGGCGCTTCACCTCGATGCACATTCTGGTGCCGAACACCTGGACGGTGAGCCAGGGCCACGATATCGTCGAGCAGATCGAGCGCGACATCCGCGCCGCCCTGCCGGGCACCACCGTGTTCACCCATCTGGAGCCAATCGAAGACCCGACATCATTTGAAGATACCAATCTCGACCGCTCGGCGGTCTAAGCGCCGCCACAAATAGCCCGCCGCGTCCTGCGGCCTCTGGTATAATTTTGTCACCTACAAAGCAACCGGAGGTCGCAGTGGACGACTATCAGTTCTATCTCGCGGGGGAGTGGCGCTCGGGCCGCCCCTACACCATCTTCTGCCCATTCGACGGCGAGCCGGTCGGCAGCGTGCAGCGCGCCGATGCCACAGATGTCGAGCGCGCCATCGCGGCGGCGGCGGGTGCGTTCGCACAGACCCGCAGACTGCCCGCCCACAAGCGCGCCGCCATCCTGCGCAGCATCGCACGCCAGCTCGGCGAGCAGGCCGAGGACATGGCCCGCACCATCGCGCTGGAGGCCGCCAAGCCCATCCGCCAGGCCCGCGCCGAGATCCAGCGCAGCATCCTCACCTTCGAGGCCGCCGCCGACGAGGCGGGCCGCAGCCACGACGAGGCGCTGCGCATGGATGCCACGCCCGGCGGCGAGGGGCGGCAGGGCTTCGTGCGCCGCTTCCCGGTCGGCCCGATCGGCGCGATCACCCCCTTCAACTTCCCGCTCAACCAGGTGGCCCACAAGCTCGCCCCGGCCATCGCTGCAGGCTGCCCCGTGGTGCTCAAGCCCGCCCCGCAGGCCCCGATCACCGCGCTGCGGCTGGCCAAAATCATCGCCAACACCGAGTGGCCCGCCGAGGCGCTGAGCGTGCTGCCGCTGGATGTGGCCGACGCCGCCCCGATTGTCGACGACGAGCGGCTGCGGCTGCTCACCTTCACTGGATCGGTGGCGGCGGGCTGGGCGCTGAAGCAGCGGGCGGGTAAGAAGAAGGTGACGCTGGAGCTGGGCGGCAACGCCGCGTGCGTCGTCCACCTAGATGCCGATCTGGCCCTGGCCGCCGCCCGCTGCGCCACCGGCGGCTACTCCTACGCGGGCCAGTCCTGCATCAGCGTGCAGCGCATTTTCGTGCACGACTCGGTCTACCAGACCTTTCTGGATGCCTTCGTGCCGCTGGTGCAAGATCTGAAAATCGGACACCCGCTCGACGAGCAGAGCGACCTCTCGGCGCTGATCGACGAGGCGGCGGCTGGGCGGGTCGCAGGGCTTCTGGATGAGGCGCGCAAGGGCGGCGCGCAGGTGCTTACCGGCGGCGGCTTCCACGGGCGCGCACTGGAGCCAACCGTGCTGATCAACACCGCCCCTGGTATGATGGTCAACAGCCAGGAGGCCTTCGCGCCCCTGGTGACCGTGCAGACCTACACCGACTTCGACGATGCGCTAGCGCGGGTCAACCAGAGCGCCTTCGGCCTGCAGGCGGGCGTGTTCACCCGCGATATCGGGCGAGCCTTCCAGGCCTTCGAGACGCTGGATGTGGGCGGCGTGATGGTGAACGACGTGCCCACATGGCGGCTCGACCCCATGCCCTACGGCGGCGTGAAGGACTCCGGCATGGGCCGCGAGGGCCTGCGCTACGCGATCGAGGACATGACCGAGCCAAAGCTGCTGGTGCTGAACCTGGGCTAGCGGCCACGGCGGGGGCGGGCGCACCGCCCCCGCCACCCAGATAGGTGAGATCATGACCCCAACCCTATCGCTCGACGACATACTGGCACAGCTGCTGCCGATGCACCGCCATATCTGCCCGCGCCAGGTGCTGGGCGTGCGCATCGGCATGTGCGCCGCCGAGCTGCTGGGCCTCTATCTGCCCCAGGAAGACAAGCGGCTGCTGGCCTTTGTGGAGACCGACGGCTGCTTCGCCGATGGTGTGGCAGTGGCCACGGGATGCTGGATGGGCCACCGCACCATGCGCCTGATCGACTACGGCAAGGTCGCCGCGACCTTTGTCGACACCCGAACCAACCAGGCCGTGCGCATCGCGCCCAGCCCGCACGCCCGCGCCGCCGCCGCCCAGGCCCTGCCCCACGCCAAGAGCCGCTGGCACGCCCAGCGCGACGCCTACCAGACCCTGCCCGACAGCGTGCTGCTGTGCGCCACGCCGGTCGAGGTCACGCTGCCGCTGGCCCAGATCATCGCGCGCCCCGGCGTGCGGGTCAGCTGCGACACGTGCGGCGAGGAGATCATCAACAGCCGCGAGGTGCTGCGCGGCGCCCAGACGCTCTGCCAGAGCTGCGCGGGCGAAACCTACTACCGCGACGTAGTGCGCGAGGCCATAGCCTAGCGGCGGGGCGCGCTTGCCCCGCCGCCCGAGGAGGCTAGGCAGCCGTCTCGCGCCAAGCCCGCAGCACCTCGGCCACGCTCCATGCCTGCTGCGGGCAGCCGCGCGGCGCGTGGGGCGCATCCCCATCGAAGATCTCGCTAATGCTGCCCACCCCGCCGCCGTGCAGCAGGTGGCCGACCATTGGCTCTAGGAAGCTGCGCGCCGTAGCCGCATCGCCGTAGGCCCGCAGGTGCGCCCGCACAAACGGCCCGATCAGCCAGCCCCACACCGCGCCCTGGTGGTAGCTGCCATCGCGCAGCTCCAGGTTACCGCGATAGCCGCCCACATACGCCGCATCGCTCGGCGTGAGGCTGCGCAGCCCGTGCGAGGTCACCAGCTCGCGGGCGCAGGCATCCACCACCGCCCGCTGCTTCCCCGCATCCAGCGGCGAGTGCGGCAGCGAGACCGCGAAGATCTGGTTCGGGCGAACGCTGGGGTCGACGCCATCTGGCCCATCGATCACATCGTAGCAGCATCCCCCCGCAGCGTTCCAGAAGCGCCCAAAGCTGGCCCGCACCCGCTCGGCATCGACCTCGTAGGCGGCGGCATCGCGCCCAAGCGCGCGCGCAAACCCCGCCGCAGCGAGCAGCGTGTTGTACCACAGCGCGTTAATCTCCACCGGCTTGCCGATACGCGGCGTCACCACCCAGTCCAAAAACTTGGCGTCCATCCACGTGAGCTGCACACCCGGCTCACCCGCGTAGATCAGACCATCGGTGGGGTCGACGTGGATCTGGTAGCGCGTGCCCCGTCGGTGCCACGCGATGATCTCCTCCACCGCCGGGAGCAAATCGCGCAGCAGCGCGTCATCGCCGGTGGCCTCATGGTAAGCGCGGATGGCCTCCACATACCACAGAGTGGCGTCCACGGTGTTGTACTCGGGCACCTCGCCCGCGTCGGGGAAGCGGTTCGGGATCATGCCCTGGTCGACAAAGCGGGCAAAGGTGCGCAGGATACGCGACGCCACTTCGGGCCTGCCAGTAGCCAGCGTCAGCCCCGGCAGCGCGATCATGGTATCGCGGCCCCAGTCGCTGAACCACGGGTAGCCCGCGATCACGCTGCGGCCCTCGGCGTCGTCCGCCAGCGGGCGGCGCACCACGAACTGGTCGGCGGCCAAGGTCAGCTCGGCCAGCGCCACATCGGCGGCAGCGCCGGGGCTGGCCGCCACGATCCCGCGCTCATAGGCCTGGCGTTCGGCCAGCGCCGCCGCCCCATCTAGCGAGGGCGCGGCCTCGGTGCTCAGCACCATCGTCAGCGACTCGCCCGCCCGCAGCGTCGCGCTGAAGTCACCCGCGTGCAGCAGATCCTCCATCGGCTCCTGGCCACGGTCGGCCTCCGCCGCATACCACAGCCCGCGCCGCCACTCGGACACCGGCTGGGCCGCCGCGCCATCGCTCAGCAGGTAAAACGGCCCATGCGCCGCATCTCCCTGCACACGCAGGCCGTGGGGCACCGCATCCACGGCCAGGCCCAGCAGCCGCGCCCGGGTGAAGCCGTGGTAGTCGCGGTGCGTGACCAGCGCGGCCAGCCGCAGCGCCAGCGGCCCCGACCCACGGCGCAGCGTATAGCGCACATAGGTCGTGTTGGCATCCTGCTGCATCCAGACGCGCTTCTCAAGCAGCGCGTCGGCCAGCGCATAGCGCCACACCGCAATCCTGCCATCAAGCGAAAAGCGCTCGATCAGGCGATGCCCGGCAGCGCCAAGCCCGCCCACCCAGCGATTTGTGCTCAGATCATAGGAAGAATCGGCATAGAGCGCCATCTCATCAAGCTTTGCAGCCAGCAGCGTGCGGCCCAACGGCGGGTGCAGCGCGGCGATCAGCAGGCCATGGTAGCGCCGGGTCAGCTCGCCCGAGATCGTCCCCATCGCAAACCCGCCGATGCCATTGGTCACCAGCCACTCACGCTCGCTGGCCTGCGCCACATCGCCGCAGATATCTCGCCCAAATACGACAGCCATACCATTCCTCCGCAACACACCAATGGCGGGCACCAGCCCGCCAGATAAACGTCACGGCCTATAGTAGCACGATATTTGCCCCACAGTTTGTCATCAATCCGGCGCAATTCTGCTCACACCAGCAGCCTATCCGTGAGTATGATACACAGCATAGCACGCCCTTTGCAGGCCGCCACCGCCCAACAATAGTATGTAGCACCAAGCATTCCCAACCGCAGGCGCGCTCTGACAGATCGGCAAAGAGCAGGCCCAGACTGCACCAAGATATGCGCGGGAGAATACCATGACCGTGGATGCAACCAATCTCCTTTTTGAAGAACGCCTTCGAGCCCTCCGGCGAGCGTATATCGAACAGCTGTGGAAAACATCCGCCGAGCTTGACCTGCACCTGCAGAACTTGCAGAGCGGACAGTACCCGATCGAAGATCTCGAGCAGCTGCGGCTCACCGCCCATGGGCTGGCGGGGTCGGGGGCGACCTATGGGTTCAGCACCATCAGCGAGACAGCTGGGCGGCTCGACCGCTACATCCAGAGCATCCTGGAAAGTAAGATCAGCGCCACCCAGACCCAGCTCAACTATATCTCGGCGCTGCTCAACGACCTGCGCGCCGTGCTGGCCAAGCTCCCATCCGAGCCAGCCAGCACGCCCGCCATCCCCAACGAATCGCCCGCCGTGCCGCGCTTCCCCCACGACGTACGGCGGATTGTGATCTGCGACCCCGACCCGCTCACCAGCGACGACATCGCCCGGCAGATCGCCAACTACGGCTACAGCGTGGACATCTTCAGCAGCGCCGAGGCGGCGATCGATCATATCGGCACCACCGCACACTCGGCGATCATCAGCGACATCTCGTTTATCAACAGCTGGCAGAACCTCAACACCTCACAGCACCTGCAGCTGCTGTTCACCGCCACTAGCGACGACTTCGCCACACGGCTCAAGGCCGTGCGGGCCGGCGGGGTCGCCTTTCTCACCAAACCGATCGACCTAGGCGCGCTGATCGACACCCTCGACACCTTCACCGCCGCCCGCGAGATGGAACCATACCGCATTCTGATCATCGACGACCAGCCGCTGCTGGCCGCCACCTACGCCACCACGCTGCGTCAGGCCGGCATGGTGGTCTCCACCGTCACCAACCCGCTGCGGGTGATGAGCACGCTCGGCGAGTTCCACCCCGATGTGCTGCTGCTCGACATGTATATGCCGGGCTGCACCGGCATCGAGCTAGCCACCGTGCTGCGCCAGCAGGCCACATTCGTTGGCATCCCGATCGTCTTTCTCTCCGCAGAGACCCAGCTCGACCGCCAGATGGATGCGCTCAAGCGCGGCGGTGACGACTTCCTCACCAAGCCCATCCAGCTCGACCACCTTGTGACGGCGGTCGCCAGCCGAGCACAGCGGGCCAGGCTGCTGCGCTCGGCGATGGTGCGCGACAGCCTCACCGGGCTGTACAACCACACTACCACCAAAGAGCACCTCAAGCGCGAGCTAGCCCGCGCGGCCCGCCAGGATCGCCCGCTCACCTTCGCCATGATCGACATCGACCACTTCAAGCGCGTCAACGACACCTACGGGCACGTCGTGGGCGATCAGGTGATCAAAAGCCTCTCGCGGCTGCTGCAGCAGCGGCTGCGCAAGACAGACATCATCGGGCGCTACGGCGGCGAGGAGTTTGCGATCATCCTTCCCGATACCGACACGGTCGGCGCGGCCAAACTGCTCGATGAGATCCGCGAGCGCTTCTCGCAGGTGCGGCAGAACGCCGATGACATGGCCTTCTCCTCCAGCATCAGCTGTGGGTTCGCCAGCTTCCCCGAGCGCTCGGATGCCGCCACGCTGGTAAGCGCCGCCGATCGCGCGCTCTACGATGCCAAGCACGCGGGCCGAAACTGCGTGATGCAGGCAGTCCTCGATCAGGCCGAGCGCGCATCCTAGTTCTCATTGTTCAGCCTATGCAAACACGACGCATATCTGATACTAGCAGCCCAGCACAACCGCCTATGCACCGCCAACTTATCGAGCAGATCCGCACGCATCTGGGCAGCATCGACATCGAGGAGCGCTGGAAACCGCTGTTCGCCGCGATCAGCAGCACCTACGAGCAGAGCGACGAAGAGCGCAACATGCTGATCCAGCAGAACAGCTACCTAGAGGCGCTGCACCACACCACGTTCGGGCTGCTCAACCAGCACGATCAGAAGACGCTGCTGAGAGAGATTGTCACCCGCGCCACCGCGCTGCTCGGCACGCCCGACGGGGGCCTCTTTGTGATCGATGCGGAGGGCAGCAAGCTGGTGCTTGAGGCCGCCAGCGGCATCTTCACCCAGATTCTGGGCGGCGAGATCGAGCGCGGGGCCGGGCTGTGCGGTCGGGTGTGGGATCTGGGCAAGGCGCTGACGGTGTATGACTATATCGGGTGGGCGCATCGGCTGCCCACGCTCGACCCACTGCAGCTCCACACGGTGATCGGCGTCCCGCTGACCTCGCATGGCGCCATGATCGGCGTGTTTACCATCGCCTACGCCGAGACAGAGCATACCTTCTACCAGTCCGAGCTCGAGCTCATCGATCGCTTCGCCCAGCTCGCATCGCTGGCCATTGAGAATGTGAAGCTCTACAACGAGCTAGAGCAGCGCGTGCTGCAGCGCACGATCGAGCTTGAGGAGATCAACCAAGAGCTTGAG
This window encodes:
- a CDS encoding BMP family ABC transporter substrate-binding protein, encoding MNGKRISQFASVLVGGILFASCGTTPASTPAATAPAAATTAATAITETVTAAATAEATAAATAEAAATAEATAAATSEANSPSGAVPTGNGEAITFGLVLVGPINDGGWNQAVYEGAKYAEAKITGSKLVYIDKVNPADKPNVTIPQVVDELIAQGAKLVITNSAEFSDGTIESATAHPDVKFIHLSGDAVLKGTAPENMGNLMGRMEFGKMIAGCAAALQTESGKISYLGPLIDPETLRLTNSVYLGAKYCWETYRSKPASELAFDVTWIGYWFNLPGQTLDPTKVANDFINAGSDVILSGIDTTEALVEADKATKAGKKVYAIPYDFKDVCSQAPDACLGVPYFNWGPSLTKVLASVQDGSFKQSWDWIGPDPSDINNPDTSMIGFVEGAALTPENKTTLDEFTKKLTSGEIDLYTGPLNWQDGSTFLAAGEKADDQKIWYAQQLLEGIKGQSTSK
- a CDS encoding ATP-binding cassette domain-containing protein, giving the protein MNVEIRNLTKTFGPLRANDSLTLSFAAGQIHGVLGENGAGKSTLMKLLSGFLKPDAGEILLDGRAAQLGSPARALQAGVGMVHQDPLDIPAFTAIENFYCGSHRLAMRNRTEARRKLAELAARFGFAVDPDAQIASLTVGQRQQLEIMRLLAGGARLLILDEPTTGISAAQARALFAALKRLAADGATVLFVSHKLDEVAELCDTVSVLRAGKLVGAGQMAMPQPQATLLDLMFGSAGPQHAEALPERATASGDAPPTWQLRDLKAREGVVRLRGVSLDIPAGASVGLAGMEGSGQQVLLRLLAGSLPPTGGTITVGGTDLTGAAMRRFRDAGVEYLPADRLSDGVIGSFSLQEHFALLRPASERLLNPQAALESAQEAIASYNIKATPSTPIASLSGGNQQRAMLALVPPDARGILLDQPTRGLDVASSQVVWEKMHARRTQGASVVFASADLDEILENSDFVLVFFAGKLSPLLPRASLDFARLAELIGGIGFDDHGFSAAQGAASPAEAQA
- a CDS encoding ABC transporter permease, whose amino-acid sequence is MTTSSASPKPQWRSGALFLLIAIGGALIFTTLVLLASGTPVLESYQLILTGWASTPPRLADTVMVAAPLLLCAAGLAVTFSAGLYNLGVEGQIGLGAVFAYGALRAMPGAPPALLWAASFAAGALGGALWALVAALLKRYGRVSEIFAGLGLNFLATGVLMFMIAGPWRKAGSISVVSTDQLPKDVWLPTISALRLAPAAPVLALLALGLVWFLLTRSRWGLSVRATGLNASAAERMGTPVTLRMFQALALCGALAGMAGAIQVLGVYHALIPTVSSGLGLLALLVVLLIGSRSLLALPVVVLFAAFATGSLQLPLVLGADSSIAGVLQDALVLFALIGRGVMSRK
- a CDS encoding ABC transporter permease, encoding MDTSQLLIDAAAVLASASPLVIAALAEMISERAGVVNLSLDGKMLLAGMVGFAVAYNTGSVGLGFMAAALLGGLVALILCFVSLSLRQSQNAAGFVLSLLCTDLSSFLGSPYNRQIGPTVPHAPIPLLSDIPVLGPLLFTHDAVIYSSFLLIPLMWWFLMRTRPGVLVRSLGERPQAAFARGAQVTPLRYLVVICAGMLIGIAGAAYTLDLKQGWSYRHIAGIGWIVLAIVIFGGWNPWRIALGCYLFGALQTLASRWQSDPPTAFGGLLASIPTQVYQVAPFALMIFVLALVNGLTNPAVGRWVAGLPTPVRRPIHWLIARLSMPAPSALGQPFVRP
- the xpt gene encoding xanthine phosphoribosyltransferase — encoded protein: MTALASTALVAPYAPLAQRVIDEATVVNDKILKIDHFLNHRIEPSFMADLGREMARRIAPFAPDLILTAEASGIAPALSVATALDVPMVYAKKYAPTVEMPALSRIVPSATKGSDYRLVISARYLPAGARVALIDDFLANGRTAVALAEIVAEAGAQLVAAGFLVEKLFQDGRAKMASHDAPIAVLTQVERLEAGRVIVAGL
- a CDS encoding cation transporter is translated as MTTAHTRTPQPSSPAPTRFAWLSIAAAVITIAIKFAAYMVTGSVGLLSDALESVVNLVTAVLTLIILGIAMRPPDEEHAYGHSKAEYFSSAAEGIMIVGAAVSIIASAVPRLLAPQPLESAGLGLALSLAATLVNLVVAQVLLRASRTHSSIALEGESHHLMTDVYTSGGVLVGILLVTITGIERLDPIIALLVALNIIWSGVKLMRSSADGLMDAALPAEDRQAIITVLDRYVAEQQIGYHALRTRMAGARRFTSMHILVPNTWTVSQGHDIVEQIERDIRAALPGTTVFTHLEPIEDPTSFEDTNLDRSAV